From the Saccharomonospora marina XMU15 genome, the window CCGCGTAGACGCGGCGGCCGAGCCTCGACGCCGTACGCGCTACAGCCAGGGCCGGGCTGCGTCGGCCGGCCTCGACGATCACCGTGGCCTCGCTCAGCGCGGCGACCAGGCGTTGCCGTGCGTAGCCACGAGTGCGGCGAGGTTTCGTGCCAAGGGGGTACTCGGTGACCAGCACTCCGCCGGAGTCGGTGATCGCCCGCAAGAGCGGACCGTGGTCGGCGGGATAGTTGACATCGATACCGCACGCCAGCACGACAAGGCACCGGCCGCGTCCGGAGGTGCTCAGGGCACCCCGCAGCGCGTGCGCTTCGACCCCGAACCCGGCACCGTTGACAACGGCGATGTCCCGATCGGCGACGCCCCGCCCGAGTTCCGCAGCGACGTACTCGCCATACGGGCTGGCCGCCAGCGAGCCGACCACGGCCACCGGGCCAGCGGTGAGGACTCCGAGCTGCGGGTCACCGCGCACCCACAGGCCCAGCGGCGCTCCCGTGCCGGAGGCGGCCAGGTCGTGCGCCGCCGCGCTCGGCCAGTCGTCGTCCTCGGGGGTGAGCAGCCTGGCATGCCCCGCCTCGAGCGCGGCGAGGTCGCCGCGTAGATCGGGTTCAGGCTGTGCGACCTCGGCGAGCACCGCCGGGGGTGCACAACCGGCGCGGATGCGGTCGGCGGCCTCCACTGGGCCGTGGACTGCGGTGTAGGCGCCGACGGATTGCGTGGGTGGCTCAGTCGCGCGCATCAAGAACAGTCGTGCGCGGACGATGTCATCGGATGCAGGCATGGCGAACCTCAATCGTTCTCAGCGTTCGTGACACGAACAGCGGACTATCGGAACTCGGGAGGACTCAGAACAGGAACTGTCCACTAAGGATTCGCGCCCGTGATGATCTCCGCCATCGACATGTCGTTGCGGAACCGATGCCCGATCTCGTCCTCGATCCGGGCGTACTCGGCCGCAAGGTCGGGCCGAAGGCGGGCGGCGCGCAGGAGATCCGCGCGGCTCCCGAGAATGCACAGAGAGCACGACAACCGGGTCATTCCGGCGTCGTAAGCAGGGTGGTAGGGCACACCGCTCGCGCGAATGTGTTGCCATACCTCCGTTTCGGACCACTCGTGGATGGGCAGCCACGTGCAGACTTCGCGTCGACCGTTGCTCGCGGTGTGATCCGGACTCAGCTTCGCTTTCTTCAACCGTGCGCGAGACTCCTGGGCACGCAGCCCCATGCAGTTGAGCACCTGAGCGGGCCGGTCGATCGCGCCTAGCTCGTTCACTAACTGCGTGACGAGTTTCCTTGCTGGGCCAAGCTTCTGGTCAGAAGTGCAGTAGCGAGCTGTGGCCGACGGCCAGCGCCCGCGCTGGCGGACTTGGGTCAGCAGGTCTCCCTGCTCGCGGTGGCGCTCCTCGTATCGAACACCGTAGTGCAGAGCTTGCCGCCTAGCGAGGTCCGCGGTTCCTGGCCACTCGACGCGCCCCAGCGCGCAGTGCAGGACCGTGATCCGGTCCAGAACTCCCGCGTCAGCCGCGCGGCGGCAGACGACGTCGAGCATCGCCTGGGAATCCTTGCCGCCACTGGAATTCAGGATGATGTCGTATTCGGTCAGGTTCGGATCATCCGTCTTTTCGTGACAGTCGTGGTGGCCCATGCGCGATCACCCGACGATCTCGATGCTGTCGAGGCGGCGCACGTGCTCGACCTCGTCGTCCTCGACAGAACACATCGCGTCGTCGAGAACAGTCGGGTTCTTCTGCAGCAGGTCCCGCAGCTCTTCGATCGTCGCGGTCACTGCGAGCTGCTGGCGAGCGCGGTCCGCGTCTTGGTTTACGGCTGACGGATCGGGCGTGAAGACGGCGCGGGCTTCGTCCACCGTGAGTGTCATCGCGAACTTCTGCATGAATGTCCACGAGATACGGAATTTTTGGGCGCTCATAAGGATCTCCAATCAGGACAGCGGGCCTGTGGGGATGACATCGGATGCCATCCCCACAGGCGGATTTTGTCCGTGGTTCTTACGCGGGATGCTGGCGGGGCTTCTCGGTCGGCCGCGACGGCGGGGCCTGGCCTACTTACTCGTTGTTATCCAGCCGGAGCAGTTCGGCCAGCGCCTCCGGCGCCTTCTGCGCAGCCGGTGAGAACGCGGACGTGGTCGCCGATGGTTCGGAGGCTTCGAGGGCTTCCAGCTTCCGTCGCACGGCCGTGAGCGACTTGTACGGGTGGCCCGTGGCTCCATGGTCCTGGGCCGCCTGACTTTGCAAGTAGGAAACCATGGTCGCGGCCTCCGTCGCGCTCATCTCGAAGACGGCAGTGGTCGCGGTCAGCCGGACTTTCGCCGCCTGCTCGCTGCTCATCGTTTCCCTGAGCGCCCGAACATTATCGTCGGTGAGTTTGGTCAGTTTCACTTCGGTCATTGCTGTTTCCTTTCTTTCTTCCGTTTCCGCCGGGCCTGTCGCTGCCCGGCGGCTATCGATCGCAGCCGATCTCGGCCAGGTAGTCGTCCCGGCCGTCGCTGATGGCGGCGGCGAGATCGATGTCGAGGGCGTCGGCAAGGTGGTGCAGATCTGCGAAGAAGTCGCCCATGAGGGCGTGGAAGGTCTCGTAGCCGCCGCCGACCTGCGCGGAATAGGCGTTGATGGCCGTTGCCGCGAATCCGGCCTTGCGGGTGTTGTCGTGAACGATGTCGTCCTGGTTGGCGGTGTCCCGCGGCTCGCCGTCACCTGCGAACATCGCCGGGTCTAGTTCGTCGATAGCGACAGGCCCGAGTGGACGTACGCGATTTGACTTGGCATGCATGGCTTTCCTCTGTTTCCGCTGTCGTTCGATCTGTCATCTGCGTGGCACAGCCGCGCGGTTGAAGGCATGGCTGCGAAAAGCAGAGGGGGCCGTCAGGGACGGCCCCCTCCTGCCCGCGATGGCCGGGCCCCGCATCGCGGTCGGCTACCGGCCCGGTCAGTCCGCGCGCTCCCACTCGAAGGTGGCACCAATCGAGAAGCGGCCGTCCTCGGCGGCGGTGATCCGGTCAGGCAGGTATCCGTCTTCGCCGATGGCCTGGTGGTCGACCATGACGATCGTGCCGCCGTCCCAGTAGGCGAGGTCAGATCCTTCCGGGTACTTGCGGGCGGTGTCGCTGATCCAGGCGACGACCACCTCGGCCACGGTGCGCCGGAAGCGTGGGCATCCAGCCCTGCTCCACCCATGGATCTCCGAGGCGAGCGCAGGGAAGGCGGGGTCCGTACCGTCGATGTTGATCGTGACCAGGATTTCGTCGTCCTCGGGCACGAGCCGGGCGGAGTCGGCCAGCAGACCGGCATCAGCCTGCGGATCGGTTGGCGGAGCGGTGAGTTCCCAGCACCACCCGCGATAGCCGATCGCGTAGCGGTTGTTTTCGTCCGGCTCGATCCGGTCCGGCCTGTGCTCCTCGGTTTCGAGGACCGTCAGCACGTCGCCGTCGAAAGTGGCGGTGTCGGGCCATTCGTCGGGGTCGTGGTCGTGCATGGTGTTGAGCCACAAGGCAATGGACTCGGCGACAGTGCGCCGGAACCGGGGCACAGCGAATCCGTTCCAACGCTCGTCTTCGATGGTTGCTGGGAACGCCTGTGTGGTGTCGGCGAGGGCGACGTACACCTCGCCGTCTGTCGCGGTGAGATTCGGTGTGAACATGGCAGATCCTTTCCTTGCACAGAGGCGTTATCGGGTGGTGGTGATCGGCTGGGTGGTCCAGGCATAGAGATCGCGCGCCATGCGGGCGTGCTGGCGGCAGTAGAGGGTGTGCGGTGCGCTGCTGACCTGTTGGGTTGCGCGCCGATGGCAGTAGCGCGGCGGGCGACCGTCGCCGAATTCGGTTTGCCAGGCGCACACCCGGAGGCGGCGGAGGAAGACCACGAGGCCCGGTCCACCGTTGACGCCGAACCATCGGCCGCCGTCGCCGTCGGTGGCGTGCCAGGTGAAGCGGGTCCAGCGGTGCCCGGTGGGCGTGGTGGCTCGTTCGCCGGCCTGGTGCCGGTCGGCCGGGTCGATGGTGGCGAGATGCCCGCCTGACCAGGTCGTGAGTGTCGCGCTGTCGCAGGCGACGTAGGCGGCGAAGCGGGTCGCGTGGTTGAGTGCGTCGCGCTGTCGTTCGGTGGCGCAGGCGTAGCAGATGGTCGCGCCGGTAGCGGAGTCGGTCGCGAATCCGGTGCCGATTCCGTCGGGCACCGGAACATGTCCGCAGTCGAGTCGAGTTGCCGCGTTGACGACGGCTCCAGTGGCCATGACGATGCCCTTTCAGTAGTGGAATTTAGGTAGATACGAATCCGCGCGCATGGCGGCGCGTTGCACGGGTGGCGGTCAAGCTCCGGCGTATTTGCATTGAACGATTTCGCCGTGGTGACGTCCGGCGCATTCGATGGTGCCGAGTGTGCGATCTTTGACCGCGAGTCGACGGCGGGCATCGGCTTCGAGGTCGTCGATGGTCGAGCCTTCCAGCGCTTCGTGGTGCAACTGCCGCTCACCGAACACGCGAGCATCGGGGAAGGCAGCGGCCCACATGCGGGCGTACAGTCCGGCGGCAGCGGATCGCATCGGGGCAATCGTGCTGACTTCGCTGCAGGCGCAGCACACTTCGACTGCCGTGCCCGGTCTGGTGTCTGCACCGTTGACGACCCGATTCAGGATTTCGCGGCAGTGCGGCCGGAACACGAATTCGCGGGACATGCGCTCATGCGTGGGCGTGAGCAGCGAAAAACTGTGGTAGAGCGTGTCCGCCTCAGCGGGATTAGTGGTGATCGCTCGTGCGATTTCCTCCTCGGCCCAGTCCATCTGGTCGAACAGTGAGCCGAAAATTTTTGTGATGTCGCCGAGAATGTCTAGTACGGGGTCACTTTCTGTTGATGCGGTCATGGCTGTTTCTCCTGCGTTGCTTGGCTTTCCTGTGCTTCTGCGCGACGCGGTCCCACCTGCGCGGCTGCTCTTGGGGCGCGAGGTGGTCAGCGGTGGCGGGTGATGCGGGCGAGCTGGACGAGTGAGGTGATGGGCCCGGCCCAGTAGCGGGCGTGGGCGGGCTCGTCGCCGATGCCCCACACGGACAGCTCGACCTGCGGATTGCTGGGGCGTGTCCAGGTGGCGTGAACGCCGGGCCCGGTGGTGCATCGGATGCCGTGCTCATCGCAGGCGTAGGTGTCCGCGGGGCCGGTCCACCCCATCGCGTGCAAGAACTCGGCGACCTGGGCATAGCTCGCGTCGAGTGGTTGCCCCGGGGTGACGGGCGCACGGTCGGTGGCACCGGATTCGCCGGTGATCACAGCGCGAACCTCGGTGGTCTCGAACAGGCGTCCGCGCTCACTGGAATCGGCGTAGGCCAGCGCGTGCGGCCCGGTGAACCACAACGTGAGCGTGTGCCCGTCCCGGACCCAGCCGCGCCGGTAACCGCGCCGCTCGCCCAATTCGGCGGACGGGATCGGCGGCAGGGTGCCGTCGAGTTCGTGATCGGGGCGGGCGGCCCATCCGTGCGCGGCGAGGTCGTCGAGAATGCGGGGGTAGGCCATGTCTTTGGCGCGGGCTCCGGTGTATCCGGCGGCGGCGCGTGCCATGGTGTCGGCGAGGCGGTTCATGCGCGCGGTGACGTAGCGCAGCCCGTCCGGTGGGTAGGGCGTGGCCTTGAACAGGGTGTGCGCGTCGTCGGTGAGGTCGGCGACCTGGCAGCGCAGCTCTTCGGCGTAGGCGGCGAGTTCGGCGAGGCTGGCAGCGCGCAGTGCCGCGAGCCCTTCCGCCGCGTCGGCGCGGGCACGGTTCCGGTCGGCCTCGGCGCGGGCCTCGGCGAGCGGTTCGTGGTCGGTGTGCTGGTTCATTGGTGGTGCTCCTGTGGGCAGGGCTCGCGGCCCCGCCGTCGGTGGCGGCGGGGCGGCGAGCGGGCGGGTGACGAACGCGGGCGGGTCAGTGGTCCTGGTCCCATCCCATGCGGGCGGCCCAGGCGGCGAGTGCGCGCGCGGCCTCGTGCGGTGTGCCGTAGGTGGGTTCCTCGGCGGCGGGAAGGTCGGGCCGGATGCTGCCGCCGGTGAGGTCGCGGGCGGTGTAGCGCTCGCGGTCCCCTTCGGTGATGCGGCGGACGGTGCCGATGCCGAGTCCGTTGACCGTGATGGGCCATGCGTGGGTGAAGGCGAACCGCTCCTGCTCGGGGGCGGTGGCGCGGTGGTGTGCGGGCCAGCGGTGCGCGGCCCACCAGTTGGTCACCGTGACGTCAATGACGCGGTCTCCCGCGTCGACGATGGCGCTCACCAGGTCCCGTGCGGCGGTGGCCCCGATCAGGTCGGCCAGCCGGGCGTACGCGTCACGGGCCGTGGTGAGTCGTGTGAGGATCGGTGCTGCCTCGCTGCGGAGGGTGTCGGCGTCCATCTCGCCGATCGCGTCGGTACGGGCGTCGTAGGCGTCGCGGTCGGTCATACCGGGTGTCCAGCGCGGGGCCAGCGCGTTGATGCAGTCCAGGCACGTGCTGCACCGGTAGACGCTGGGGTGTGACACGGCAATGGAAATCCCCATGCCGATGTTGTCGCACCCTGGGGTTCCGCACTCGCCGCTCATGGTGCCTTTGCTCATGGTCCCTCTGTCCTTTCTGGACTGAGTTCGTGGGCTGGGTGGTCAGGACCAGTCGCTCCACCAGCTGCGGACCTCGGAGGGCTCGGTGTCGTAGCACTCGGTGATGACCTGGTCCAGGTCAGCGGTGGGGTTGTCGAGGCGGGTCAGCGCGGCGTTCACCACGAGATTGATCAGGTCGTCGTCACGGTCGCGCGTGGCCACTTCGTCGATCACGAGGTCGGCACCGTCGTTGACGGCGCGGGAAACCTGGTCTCGGGTGAAGTGCGGCATCTCCTGGTCCGTCGGTTTCCTTTTCGGTTCGGACTTGGTCGGGTGGTCGGTGTGCGGGAATGTCGCGAGGAACGCGGCGACTTTGGCGGCGTCGTCCGACGCGACGGAGAAGGCGAACGCCACGTGCTTGCAGTTGCGGGGCACCGTGGCGGTGCCGGCCAGCGGCCCCTGGTAGCGCACGATTGCTTCCTGCGGGTCGCAGCCGAGCGGGCTGAGTCCGGGCGGTTGGACGGTCGCGCCGAGTGGGTCCGCGATGGCGTGCGCGAGCCGGTCGCGTGCGGCGGCCTGGTCGTCGAGTCGTTGTTTCAGCTCGCGGGTTTCCGCGAGGGTGGCCCGGTAGCCGGGCAGCAGCCGCCGGGCAGTCTCGGCGGCGACGGTTTCGGGTGTCTTGGCCGGGGACACCGTAATTTCGTGTAATGGCGCTGGGTTTCCGTGGCGGTGCCGGATAGTCGCTAGTTCGGCCGGGAGGCTGGCGGACAGCCTGAGCCGTGGTGCCTTCTCCCAGTCGGAGTAGCACACGTGAACGTCTTCACCATCTGGGCCGATCAGGACCCGGTCGCGGTGACCGTGGTAGCCCGGTTCGACCGTCCACGTCCCGTCGAGCGCTTCCGCCATCGCAACCGCGAATGCCTGCATGTCCATGGGTTGGTTTCCTTCCTGTGTCGCGGATTTGTGTGCGCCGGAATTGGTTCGGGCGTCGGTTGTGGCCATCTCGCGGCCACGGCACCCGCGCGGCGCATGGCCGCGCGGGCACCGAAGCGGCGAGAGTCCTTGTCAGACCGAGGCCAGCACCTTGCCGAGCGTCGTCACGGTGTCCTGGTCGAGCGCGTCGGCTTTTCCGTCCACCGCGCGGGACATGTTGCGTTCGGCGCGGGAGGCGTTGCGCACGATCGCTTCGTGGTGGGTGTAGGTGTTGATGGCCTGCACTACTCCCCACGCGGTGCCGCGCCACGGGCTGACCCGGTTGTCGGTGTTCCACAACCGGTTGAGCGCGGCCCGTTCGTTCGTTGCGGTAGTGCGGGCGCGTCCCTTCTCCTCGGGCATCGGGGTGTGTGCGTCCAGGAAGGCGTGCCATGCCTGGTCGGTCACGGTCGTTTCGCACAGGGCCTTGACCTCGGCGGCGAATTCCTCGGCCACCGTGTGGACCATCGCGAGCGCGTCGCGGGCCTCGACGATGCGGAACTTGCCGTTCTTGGAGTGCTTGACCTTGAACTGTTGGCCGTACTCGCGCAGCCCGGCCGACATCGTGTTGTCGCACACCACGTTGGTCACGGTGCGCTTGTAGGTGGTGGCAAGGCTGCCGTCGTGGCTGGTGCAGGCGACCAGGTTCGGCCGGAACTCCACGCCTTCCGGGGTGGTGATGTTCTCGGGCACTTCCACGCTCACCCATGCCTGTCGGCGGTCGCGCAGCAGGCCCGCGGAGCCGATCGACAGACCGTCGTCCAGGATCGTGCCGACCTTGTCCAGTAGCCATTCCTGGTACTGGTGCACGGTGTACCCGTCGGCGAAGATCCCGAGGACATCACCGGTATCCGATGCGGTGATGGCTTGCTTGTTGGGCACGCGGCGAAGGCCGAACTTGCCCGCCACAAGCACCGGTTCCGGTTCGGCGGTCCAGTGGAACAAGCGCCGCTGCACATCGGTGACCGGGATGGCTCCGGCGTAGTGGTTCGGCTCGCTGCCTTGCGCCGATGCCCGGTAGTGCCACGCGTGGCCGCGCTTGTCGGTGAACCCGATCAGAACATTGTTGTTGAGCCATTCGCTGGTTTCTTTGGACATGACAAACCCACTTTCGTTATAGGAGGTGCTACGGGAAACCGTTGTGCGGTCACGGCGTCCGCGCGCGACTGCGCGCGGCACCGAAACGCCACAACACAGTGCGGCTAGTTGCGGTAGTGAGATCGCATAGATTCTTCTGCCCGGCTCAGTGCGGCACGTTGCGAAAGCCACCGTTCGGCATCGCTGAAATGCCGGTGCCATTGCTCGGTTTCGTCGGGCTCAACCGAGCAGAACGCCAACCCGCGCCACAACCCGCGCCAGCGAAGGATCACGCGCACGTGTCCGTGCTCGGTCGCGTAGGCGAATACGGTTTCGTCGTCAGGCTGTTCATTCTCTTGTGGGCCCGATTCGGCGAGATAACGCACGACTAGGCTCACTAGTAGTTCATGGTGGGCCCCCATGGTCGACAGTGCTTGGTACGCGCGCCGGGCTCCGTGCTGGTTGGCGTAGTCATGAAAGATCGCGTATTGCCGGTCCTTCTCGCTTCCGGCAACCGGATCGTTGGTATCCACGATGTATCTCCTTTGTCCGCTGCCCCTTGACGGGTCGCGTTCGTTACGCCACGTTTTTGCCGTAGGGGTAGACAAGGGGGTAACAGTGCTCGCAGCCCCGCAGGGTTTCGCGAACGTCGGACATGGTTACGGTGTGATTGCCGTGCCGGTATCCGTCGACCATGACGGAAATGCATTCGCAGTCGTCTTCTGCGTAGCATTCGGCGCAGTCGTAATGCAGCGGCTCATCAAACGTTGTCGCGAGCCACTTGTCACACTCGGCGCATTCCCGATAGCCCAGATTGGACATGATG encodes:
- a CDS encoding phosphoadenosine phosphosulfate reductase domain-containing protein; this encodes MGHHDCHEKTDDPNLTEYDIILNSSGGKDSQAMLDVVCRRAADAGVLDRITVLHCALGRVEWPGTADLARRQALHYGVRYEERHREQGDLLTQVRQRGRWPSATARYCTSDQKLGPARKLVTQLVNELGAIDRPAQVLNCMGLRAQESRARLKKAKLSPDHTASNGRREVCTWLPIHEWSETEVWQHIRASGVPYHPAYDAGMTRLSCSLCILGSRADLLRAARLRPDLAAEYARIEDEIGHRFRNDMSMAEIITGANP
- a CDS encoding DUF932 domain-containing protein, whose protein sequence is MSKETSEWLNNNVLIGFTDKRGHAWHYRASAQGSEPNHYAGAIPVTDVQRRLFHWTAEPEPVLVAGKFGLRRVPNKQAITASDTGDVLGIFADGYTVHQYQEWLLDKVGTILDDGLSIGSAGLLRDRRQAWVSVEVPENITTPEGVEFRPNLVACTSHDGSLATTYKRTVTNVVCDNTMSAGLREYGQQFKVKHSKNGKFRIVEARDALAMVHTVAEEFAAEVKALCETTVTDQAWHAFLDAHTPMPEEKGRARTTATNERAALNRLWNTDNRVSPWRGTAWGVVQAINTYTHHEAIVRNASRAERNMSRAVDGKADALDQDTVTTLGKVLASV
- a CDS encoding DNA-processing protein DprA; translation: MPASDDIVRARLFLMRATEPPTQSVGAYTAVHGPVEAADRIRAGCAPPAVLAEVAQPEPDLRGDLAALEAGHARLLTPEDDDWPSAAAHDLAASGTGAPLGLWVRGDPQLGVLTAGPVAVVGSLAASPYGEYVAAELGRGVADRDIAVVNGAGFGVEAHALRGALSTSGRGRCLVVLACGIDVNYPADHGPLLRAITDSGGVLVTEYPLGTKPRRTRGYARQRLVAALSEATVIVEAGRRSPALAVARTASRLGRRVYAVPGPITSAKSAGTNELLRTGMATAVTCADEVTATRGLR